Within Myxocyprinus asiaticus isolate MX2 ecotype Aquarium Trade chromosome 18, UBuf_Myxa_2, whole genome shotgun sequence, the genomic segment GAACATTGctattttttttgtgttataaATGTAATTACTCTCTTTAAGGTGAAAGATACaataaaatatactatatatggtCTCTCAAAATTGTTACTTTAACACTTTCAGaaaaaatcatcaaaatattaataactacagtcttgaccaacacaaaataggtatcgttttaaagtttagaagctgtactttacaatgtatgcaggcattatgaccaaaactgaacaagtgctttgaaatgtgcagacaaatcagaagtgttctgttttgataatttataaataattttgcactgtacatattactgTAATTCATAAAAATATTGTGTCATTAGTcactggaaagctctcaaagagtagaatacaaccagcctatttgttttacttaaaattcttctaaaaataaagcAAGTAATAggtaagtatatgtctttgacatttatgtttcatgtgaacaggtgttgcttacaTGCCATGCTTTCTCTTATAACTTcactaaaaataaacagaacataaaatatcataccattacttagagaagGTGATTttctttaaaacgagcccacacacaaggtaattggatgcaaaaatcattagataattgacacAAAGCAAAACTAGCTGAAAAcgcgttagctttcctggatcagatgacatcatcggaaataatgtagcatcatggaacgctaaaccaatcggattgggttcagatcggtgcaaaaatcatccatatttgggcagagagacatgtgactggtgactgttacacatggccaccagaagatggcaccaagtacatgactcaatgatgactcaaatgaaactcattctgtgaaatctaatttttaaaatcatgtattcatgctatgcaaacctttagtccttgttttgtttgcatgtgttattatttcttatgttttatttttttggagaggcttttggacacttggagacgtttttggacactaggataaattattttttcacgctataacttttgattgctttgatgtatcaacacaaaattttactcagttacagttgacatgactgggaacaaaacagaagcagtttttctgagctaccttatttacaaccagagatactgtatattatgtcaaataaagaaataagaacaaaaagtacatttttgtgattttttcagcagtttcttagactgagaggctcagaatttatcataatctgtatcattaaaaaatctgaaaagttTTCACTACAATAATAACAAACACTTGACCCTTGGTTTTTTtattgtcaagttataagcctttaattttgggtatgccactgaaacaggaaatctttaaaaacaccatctgagcttaaaggtttaaaataatattccgggttcaatacaagttaagctcaatcgacagcatttgtggcataatgttgattaccacaaaaatgtattttgacttgtctctccttttcttaaaaaaattaattatatatatatatatatatgggttacagggaggcacttacaatggaagtgacaatacataaacgtgtgttaacatgattttagtatgataaaatcactaaaccttttctgtgtaaatactacaactttgttgtcatgatgacttaacgccggtaaaccctgtaatctggtaaacaccgTAATGTTGGTAAACCCCagatttttatcacattaaaaacaCGTTACCCtgtataatttttatgttttgtggctatatttttgaaactgtgtattttaatgtttatggactggccccaatcacttccaatgtaagtgctctgctgttcttttttaaataaacaagggacgcaaaagaggaagaaaaaattaataaatatattttttgtacttatcaatattatgccacaaatgctgttgattaagcttaacttctattgaacccagaatattcctttaatttacatATCTGAAACTTAAAAATgttaactatacagtatatttgtaaatAGAGGCTAAATATGAATGAGCAAACATTTCTGATCTCATTTCAGATTAAACAATTCTGCAGCCTGTTGCAAGAAACTATTAAATTAAGAGAGCCTTTAGTGACAACAGCCTTACAATTCTAACAATAGGGTTGGGGGTTTTTTTTCATATCACATGGGATATTCTTGAATAGGATCAGGTGTACTGAAACTGAACAAAACCAgactgatgttttttgtttacctGTTCATAGATCTCAATTGCTTTGGGGTACTGCTCCAGTTGAGCTGCATAGGTGGAGACTTTGAGCAGACACTTGTTGGCTGAACTTTGGCATGAGAGACAGAAGGAATGGATTATCAAACTTTTCACAAAGCGAGAGTATGACTGATACAGACACGGAAAACAATTCCAAAAAGGACCTTGAGAAAATCAATAaaaggagtcatgtgacaaataCTGCCTTCAGGACCCTTCACCCACAACCGGAAATATGAGATAGTGGGCAAAGGTTTGTCTTCAGATAAAATGATTTCTATGCATCATATCCTGATATGAGTTGTAATCTATACACTGGCAAAAATGGGAAATTATAAGTAACACATTTCATACTATTTAGcatcatttatgaaaaataaacactGAGCAATAGGAGTGACACTAACCATAAAGATTCCCTTACCTGGTGGACTCCTCGCCTTTATAATAGTCTGCTGCCTGTTCATAGTGGGCTATGGCCTACAAAAAAATTCAAAGTACAATAATTACATCCCCTCAGATAAATGTAAAGGATTACAGATCCTGATTTTCAGTAGAAAATTAATCAATGTGACAAAACAAATGGCTGACCTTGTCAATGTCAACCAGTTCACTCTCATATATCTCGGCAATGGTGACGTGGTGTTTTGCTGCGATTGTGAATCGACCCTACAacaaaagacatacacatctgtatgatcaatatttaagtcctgtttaatataaatatccactttcacttttattatcaccttcttcttcttttatttttggggactcgcattatttgtgcatatcaccacctactgggcagggaggagaatttagtgtaaaaaaggacttaaatattgatctttttctcacccacacctatcatatcgcttctgaagacatggatttttttttttttgggggggggatttttcccctttttctcccaatttggactgcccaattcccaatgcgctctaagtcctcgtggtcgcatagtgattcgcctcagtccgggtggcggaggacaaatcccagttgcctccgcgtctgagacagtcaacccgcgcatcttatcacgtggcttgttaagcgcgttgccacggagacatagcgcgtgtggaggcttcacgccatccaccgcagcaaccacgctcaattcaccatgcgccccaccgagaacaaaccacattatagcaaccacgaggaggttaccccatgtgactctaccctccctagcaactgggccaattttggttgcttacgagacctggctggagtcactcagcgaactagcgaactccaggggtggtagccagcgtattttaccactgagctacccaggcccctctgaagacatggatttaaccactggagtcatatggaatattttttttatctttatgtgctttttggagcttcaaagttctagccaccattcacttgtattgtatggacctacagagctgaaatattcttctaaaaaaatttttttcagcagaagaaagatagtcatacgcatctgggatggcatgagggtgagtaaatgatgagaaaacttTCATagttgtgtgaactattcctttaatacaaagATTTTATAAAATCAGGGatagtttattaaaaaatttaaactgactgatgaatgaataatgatgaaaaacacaactgtaTGGCTTTAGAGGACTAGTGCATGCGTTGAACTTTTACTTTACTACTTTAAGTTCTTTTTGAGGCTTGACACAGCCCTAGTTATTATTCACTTTTGGTTAACGAAGGGAAAAAGATGCCTAGACTTTCCgctagatgatgacagaattttcatttttgggttctaaaaaattaaaattctgtcattatttactcaccctaatatcTCTCAAACCGGTATGccattcttttttctgcagaacacaaatggggATGTCAGGCAGAATAATAGGgactgaaagcctcagtcaccatgcactctcattgcatggaaaaagagcagcataagcatttttcaaaatttctcctcgtgttccgcagaagaaagaatgccATACGGATTGGAAAGTGaatacagaattgtcatttttgggcaagCTAAccctttataattattatttgaatgcTGACTCAATTCAACCTGCAGTGAAAACACATGCTTTGTGTTGCAGTGACCCCTGGTGGTGTATTGAGTTACTTGCAATGTGTCTTATGAATGATATCTATGAATTTCCCAATTCACAATTTTTTGGGTTTTCACTACATAGCTTGCTTAAAGGATGAAGGACACTTTTATTTTGCACcaaaaatgtatctaaaatatCAACCCCTGTAAAGACTCCCTGTAGGATTTACAGCTGTCAGAAAGACTCTTACCATGTCTGTATAGATCTCAATGGCTCTGTTCAGGCAGTTTATGGCCTCTGCAGAAAGAATGAGAgacaactgacaaaggtaaatGACCCTTTACAGTTTTCCACTGACTTCTTTGAAAGCTCCATATAGAGAGCAAGATAATTATTTACTCCAAGCAAAAGAGGGCTTTTTTAGCCCACAAAAACTGAGATGTAAAGTTTTAAGGATAAATACCTTGAGGATCAGATTTTTTAAAGGCATTGCCGGCATCAATGAAGTTTGTGGCTGCATCATGTTTACTCTGCATCTGCAGGTGTAGAAGGGCTGCCTGGGAGAAGGCGTTACCTGCAGCTACAagtaaaaaatgcaaatattaaacAGGCACATATGTACTGTAAGCTTTAACAAAAAAACCTCTTTTCCATTTAGAATTCAATGCATTTTAAAGAACGAGGACAGATACACAGAAGTAACCTGTAGATTAGTTAATATGATGTTTATATTGAATGCATGATGCATTGATGTCTTTACCACTCCAGTTTTTGGCCATCTTGAACATGTTTGCTGCTCTTCCATACATGTCACAGGCATCCTCCATCTTTGAAGATCCCCTGGTCAAATATCAGACTTTCAGAATGCTGAACTCATTTCACAACACTCTGAAGCTCGTGAGTTTAACCCGACACTTATGACTGGAGTGGATGTCAGCTGACTACAAGCAAACTCTCTGTTATTATGACACACGGTCTTCTTATCTGACAATATGATCTATTCTGTTTTatgaatgagcattacactggATTACAAGACTAGAAATCAGATAATACTGTGAGGGCTGTTAAACCTGTAAGATTTATGCTGACACATCAGCTATACTGAGATTTacaataaaattaacatttactCGAACTACATTACGAACTCGCACCTAAAAacgaggtgaaattaaacttccAGACATTTAACATTATCGGTGTCTTCATACTTCACGTCCTATCAATCTCATATGGCAGAAAACGAGTGTTTTTAGACTGACTGTCACGTATATAAACTTCTACGGCTAACTGGTTAGCATGCTGACTGTGTGTCTATCCCGGCTGGCCTGTCAGCAGCCTGaaaaaaagatataaaacaaACCCAAACAGAGAGCCGAAGAACGATTGCGAGGATTTCACTTTCTTTTCAGCCTCTGCCATGAGAGCCATTGCCTCTTTTTCTTTCACGGAGTTGTCCATGAAGTTTGTTTACAGTTCAACTTTAGCAACAGACTCTGGAATCCAGCCACATCAACACATCTCGACGGAAACACCCAACAAGGCCGCCTGCaggttaatttcaaaataaaagtctttaaacGTGCCAAAGAATAAACTAATAAATACATAACTTTAAAAGAATAATAAACAATTATGcgttactatattattattattattagtagtagtagtagtattaggcTAGTAGTAGTAGCGGTAGTAGTGGTAGTAGGCTAGTAGTAGTAGTAGGCTAGTAGTAatagtggtggtggtggtagtagtagtagtagtagtagtggtagtagtagtagtaggttagtagcagtagtagtgctagtagtagtagtaggctagtagtagtagtggtggtggtagtagtagtaggctagtagtagtggtggtggtggtagtagtagtagtagacaTTTAGATGACAATATAAACATTTGTAACACTTGTCAGTGTAAATAgcaaaacatcattaaaaaaaataaaaataaaaataaattcttgttacatattattctgttttgaatactattctgatgctagtgaaactttgtaatatggcacttttcataccactgtctccttaagatgattcgcttatgtcttcctcttttgtaagtcactttggataaaagcatctgccaaatgaataaatgtaaaatgtaaatgcaaaacaTTATAGCAAACAGTACAAATAACTTGCTTAACACAATACTAACAACAGTATACTGAATATAAACTTCCGGGCTGCTGATATT encodes:
- the LOC127456118 gene encoding alpha-soluble NSF attachment protein — encoded protein: MDNSVKEKEAMALMAEAEKKVKSSQSFFGSLFGGSSKMEDACDMYGRAANMFKMAKNWSAAGNAFSQAALLHLQMQSKHDAATNFIDAGNAFKKSDPQEAINCLNRAIEIYTDMGRFTIAAKHHVTIAEIYESELVDIDKAIAHYEQAADYYKGEESTSSANKCLLKVSTYAAQLEQYPKAIEIYEQVATHAMDSTLLKYSAKDYFFKAALCHFCVDMLNAKLALQKYEEMFPAFSDSRECKLVKKLLEAFEEQNVDAYTDAVKEYDTISRLDQWLTTMLLRIKKTIQEDESDLR